GATCCCAAGGGCGATGCCGATCTGCTCAAGCGCATGTATGTCGAGGCCAGGCGAGCCGGACGCGAGGGCGAAATGTACGTGTTCCACCTGGGCTGGCCCGACATCTCGGCACGCTACAACGCCGTGGGCCGGTTCGGGCGCATCTCGGAGGTCGCCACGCGCGTTGCGGGGCAGCTTTCCGGCGAGGGCAACAGCGCCGCGTTCCGCGAGTTCGCCTGGCGCTTCGTCAACATCATCGCGCGCGCCCTAGTGGAACTGGGGCAGCGGCCAGACTACCTGCTGATCCAGCGCCATGTCGTCAACATCGACGCGCTGTTCATCGAGTACGCCCAGCACTTCTTCGCCCGAACCGAGCCCAAGGCCTGGGAGGTGATCGTCCAGCTCGAAGGACGCCTCAACGACAAGACCATCCCGCGCCACATGGTCGGGCGAGAAAAGCGGGTGGTGGCACTGGAGCAGTACCTGTCGCAGACGCGAACCTATGACGCGGTGCTCGACGGCCTGCGCTCCGCGGTGCGCTACGACCGCACCTACTTCGACAAGATCGTCGCCTCGCTGTTGCCGCTGCTGGAGAAGCTCACCACCGGCAAGATCGCGCAACTGCTCGCGCCGAACTATTCCGACCTGTCCGACCCGCGCCCGATCTTCGACTGGATGCAGATCATCAGGAAGCGGGCCGTGGTCTATGTGGGACTGGATGCGCTGTCCGACGCCGAAGTGGCGGCGGCCGTCGGCAACAGCATGTTCAGCGACCTGGTGTCGGTAGCGGGGCACATCTACAAGCACGGCATCGACGATGGCTTGCCTGGAGCATCGGCCAATGCCAAGGTCGCCATCAATGTCCATGCGGACGAGTTCAACGAACTGATGGGCGATGAGTTCATCCCGCTCATCAACAAGGGTGGCGGTGCAGGCATGCAGGTCACGGCCTATACGCAGACGCTCTCGGACATCGAGGCGCGCATCGGCAATCGCGCCAAGGCCGGCCAGGTCATCGGCAACTTCAACAACCTGTTTATGCTGCGGGTGCGCGAGACCGCCACCGCCGAACTGCTGACACGACAACTGCCGAAGGTGGAGGTCTACACCACCACGCTGGTCAGCGGCGCCACCGACAGTTCCGACATCCACGGTCCGACCGACTTCACCAGCAACGCGCAGGACCGCATCAGCACGTCGAGCGTGCCACTCATCGAGCCTGCGCACGTGGTCGGCCTGCCCAAGGGGCAGTGTTTCGCCCTCATCGAAGGCGGTAACCTGTGGAAGGTCCGCATGCCGTTGCCTGCGCCCGATCCGGACGAAGCCATGCCCCGGGACCTGCAACAACTGGCCGGCTACATGCGCCAGCACTACGCCGAGGCGGGGGAATGGTGGGAGGGCAACGGGCTGCCCCGGTCGCACGACGACGCGTTGCCAGCGGATCTGGCCGAGGAAGTGCAAGAAGGCACGCCGGATGAAGAGGCGCCATCGTGAAAGAGCCCGCCGCGACCGCCGAGCGACAGCAGGCACGCCAGCGCGGCCTGGTCGCCAGCGTGGTCACGCTGCCATGGCGCCTGTTCGGCGTGTTGGTCGCCTCGCTGCTGCTGTCCATCGTCATCGAATGCGTCGGCATGCACCTGTTCTGGCCCGACCAGGGCTGGCGCCACGCGCAGGGCATGCTCGACTACGAACTGAACCAGCTCTCCACCCATTTCACCCGGAGCGCCGTTGTGCAGGAGCCGGGACGCACCGCGCGCTGGCTGGTGGAGAGCACCTACGAGTGGGTTTTCGTGAAGACGGGCTTGTTGGACTGGATGCGCGACGCCTCGGCGCAGGCTAGCGCACCTAGCCGAGGCGTGCACCGGGACTTCCGCTATTACCTCGCCCAGGTCTATGTCTGGACCGAGCGCTATCTGATTGCCGCCGGCTTCACCGTCCTGACATTCATCGTCCGCCTGCTGGTCTTGGTGCTCACGCTGCCGCTGTTCCTGCTCGCGGCCTTCGTCGGCCTGGTCGATGGACTGGTTCGCCGCGACATCCGCAAGTTCGGCGCGGGGCGGGAATCGGGCTTCGTCTACCACCGGGCGAAGGCGGCCTTGATGCCGCTGGCGGTGTTGCCGTGGGTGACCTACCTGGCGTTACCGGTGTCATTGCACCCTTTGATGATTCTGCTGCCTGCGGCGTTTCTGCTGGGACTGGCGGTGAACATCGTGGCGGCGAGCTTCAAGAAGTACATTTAGCCGATTGTTGGACCAGGACTACACACTACGACCTTCATCGACCCACGGGTCATGGCGACGTAAAGGTTCTGTGCGCTCATACCCTCGATATTTAGCAGCACCGCGACTTCGGCTTCCAGCCCCTTGAGCAACAGCGTGCTGCCGACGGCGCGTTTTGGTAGCGGGCGCCCCAACAGCCGGTTCTCTTCCCGCACGCGCCGGGCCGCTTCTGCCAGAGGGACGGCCCCCGACGAGGCTTCCCGGAGCGCCTTAAGCATCCCGTAGAGGATGACCGGCCGATGCACACGTACGTTCGGCAGTGCCCGCAGTTCCGACAACAGCGCGGCGGCCGCAGCGAGAGAGGGCGCGCGCCCGAACGCCAGTGCGCGGCTTTCTGCCTCGTTCGGAGGATTCCTTGCAGTTCCCTTTGCCAACGACTCCAGGCGCCGCGTCAACTCCGCCACGCCCACATTGGTCATAACGCTCTGCGCCAGCGCCAGTAACTGCGCGAGAGCATTCGGTGCCCCCGCATCAAAGTTGCTAGCGAAGGCGATGAGGTCTTGCAGATCGACGGCCTCGACCGTCGAAGCGCCCGGCGTCTGGCTCGCAAAGTTCTGCTGTGCTGCTCGGTTGCGGCTATCGGCGATGATGAGCACGCGCCCGTCAGCGGTTGGCGATGCCGTCCTCGCAGCGGCTAGGCGCTGGGCATGGTCGTTGGGTGGTACGGCCTGCATCCAGGTCACATGCTCCGGTGGCCCACTACGCAGATCCACCGACTGCCCTGCCGCCAACAACCGGCGGGCCTCCAACAACCATTGTCCCAGCGCTTCCGCGCCGGCGTTGCGCCATCGCCAGGGCGTTGCCAGTTCCCCGACGACAGGAAAATGCGCGCACACGTGCTGGTTCCAGTCGGCCAGCGTATTGCCCCGGAACCCGAAGATCGCCTGCATGGGGTCGCCCAGCACGCAGGTCGGCAGGATCAACGAGAGGAAATAGACGATGTAGTGCTGAGGCACCGAACAATCCTGGTACTCATCCACGATCAGATGCGCATACGAGGCTTTCAGCACCTCACTGACGTGCCCGGCCTGCAGGAGCTTCCAGGCGTCGTCGCGGATAGCCGGGTAGTCCCGCGCAGGTGCAGCCAGCCGCAGAATCTCTGGATCGTGGGCGCTGCGGCCCGGAAAGGTCGAGATGAGCCGGATAGCCCAGCCATCGATCGTGCTCAATCGATAGGCGCTGGCTGGCACACCGGCGCGGTCCAGCCGGCCACGCAAGGCCGCGACCCCGGCATTCGTGTGTGTCAGCACGAGAATGGGCTTGTTGCCCCGATGACCGGCAAGCGCGTGGGCAATCAGCTGTGTCTTGCCGCAGCCGGCCGGTGCGGTGACGGTTCCGCGTTGGATTGCACGAAGGTCGATTTCAACGTGGTCCATCAGTGGCCCACCCGAATACCTGGTCCATCAGAGCGCGGAATCCCTGATCGCAAAGATGCAGGTCCGGTGCAACGATGGTCCTCGCCACGTCCTCCATCCACGAGATTTGCTTGAACCAGCCAGCTTTTCGGATGCGCGCCGCCTGACCAAGAATGGCCCTGCGTTCGGCCGACAGGAGGCCGGTGTTCTGGATCTCGTCCCAGATCTGCTGGAAGGTGAGCGTGTTGTTCGAGACAGTGCGCAGGTGTTCGACGATCAGGTCGCCATGCAATTCGTTGGCGTAGCCGATCAGCCTCTGGCAGGCAACCGGCGTGAGACTTCCGAACAGCTCGTCCTCCAGCGCACGGCCCGCGCGGTAGGCGACGACGGTGCCACCGTTCTCGACAAAAGCCTGCTCGACCGCAGGTGTGGGCTTCTTGTCGTCGTCGCGCAGCACCATCACCCGGTAGCCCAGAGACTGGAATGCGGAGGCGCGCGCATACGGTCGATCCGGCTCCCCGCCACCGCAGTCGACGAGCGCCACGCCCAATGCAGCCAGTGACGCATTCCTCTGGTCAAGCCTGTATAAGTCCAGCCCGCGCAGCAGGCCTATCTCGCTGGCTCCCTCGCACACGACCACGGAGCCAGCCAGAAAGGCCTCGGGATAGAGGCGGATCGTGCTCTGGATGTCATTGTCGGCGCCGACCAGGCGAGCCTCATGGCCGAGGGGGCCGCGGCGCAATACGAAGAGCTGGTCGCCCGACAGTTCTCTCAGCGCCACGGGTGAGTGGGTGGTGAGGAACACCTGCAGCGGAGCAGCGGCCTCCTTGGCTCCGAGGGAGCCCAAGAACCTCGCGATGCGGTGCGGCTCCAGCCCGTACTCCAGTTCGTCCGAGAGCACGATTGACGCCTGACCGGCCGCCTTGCGCTGTAGGCCAGCGACAAGCAGACGCGTGGACCCGACGCCCAGGCTGCGAAGCGGGATGCCGCTTTCGTTGTGCAGGGAGATGGTGCCGCCACCGAACGACACCGAATGCGAATCCAGCAGCGCCTTGGCCTTGGCGCCGATGTTGACGCCCAGCTCCTGAGCAGTGGTGGTGACGATCCCCAGCGCTTCTCCCAACTGTTGTTCGGCCTGGTCTCCGAAGCCACTCCGCGCATCTCTGGCGGCCTTGACGAGGGCGGCCGAAGCGTCGGCTCGCTCTTCCGAGATGCGGTTCAGTACCGAGCCGCGCTGCCATCCCAGGTTGAAGTCCGTCAGCGCGCCGATGCGAGTGGGCGCCAGGGCGACGCGATCCTTCCATGCGAGCGTCTTGACGATGCCTTGCTGTGCGGCGCGGTCGGAGACGAGGGTCCACGAGGGCTCCAGGTCACTGGCGACCGTCAGGTTCAGGCAGAGCACAACCTCCGCGCCGGCAGAGGGCTCGTCTTCGACGACGCCAGTGTTGGCGTGGTATCCGCGCAGGAATGCACCAAAGCCCTCCAGCGTCCTCATGCTGTCATCGAGGTCGCCGAGCGTCAGCGTGATGCTGATTGGGGTTGTGATGTCCAGGCCGAAGAAGTCCGCATCCGAGAACTGGACATTGCGTCTGGCCCCCAGACATAGGTCGATCGCGTCCAGCACCGTGGACTTGCCGCTGTCGCCCGGACCGATCAGGCAGTTGATGCCAGGCGTCGGGCACCAGGTCAGCAGCTGGATGCCGCGGAAGTTGGCGATCTGGATTTTTCTGATTCGTGCCATGCGTATCCCCCGCGCATTGAAGCCGCTCCCACTGAAATCGCAACACCTCACTATCCACTCGGGCCGCCTGCTGCAGGCCTCCTGCCCAGTTCTCTACTTGGTAGGGCGAGACAGCGACTCGGCAAGCTCCAACAACTTTGCGACGTCCTCTGCGGGCAATGACGCCTCCTTGAGGTATCGCACTAAAGCCATCGCTTCAGGCTGCGTGTGCAAGTAGTCGACGACTTCAGGGTCAGTCGAAGGCGATAGGCGGAACAACACGTCGGGATCTGCCGCCAGCACCTTCGCTAGAGCTTTGATGACCTCAGGCCTAGGCGGAGACTCCTTACCACGCTCGATACGGCTCAAGTAGGCCGGCGAAATGCCGACTAAGCCTGCCGCCTCGCGTAAGCCAAGGCTCTGTGCCACCCGAAGGTCGCGAATCGTCTCTCCAAAGCTACTCATACCGCGCATCCTACCTCAGGTGTTTAGTGTTGTGCAACACTTAACACGCTTAGTAGACTACTCCATTGTTTGGTAAAGTTTGCTCTTTCCTGCCGATCTTGGGCCAGGACCATGCCGGCCAATCTGCCCACGTCGTCACTTTTCAGGAGCGAACAGATGCTTGGGGAAGAAGTGTTCACGGTTAAAGAGGTCGCCACGCTCTTAAAGGTCGGCGAGAAGACCGGTCTACTCCATGGCCCAGGCTGGAGAACTACCTGCGTTCAAGGTGCGAGGTCAGTGGCGATTCGCCCGAAAGGACATCGATACATGGATAGAGCAGCAGAAACACACAACCCATGATTTCGGCGAGGAAGACCAGAAATGACCCCAGCCTCGGTGAGCGGAGTTTTTATATGAGCAGAAAGAAGAACAAGCAGGCCGAGAACACCATCCCAGCTGGATACACGCTCGACTACGTTTCCGGCAGACAGATCAAGGAAACGAAGAAAGAGCTCGTTCGGCAGCGGGTAGTTCGTGCCCTGATCCATGAATACGGATTCTCTCCGGAAGACATGGAGTTGGATTTCTCCATTGGCGGGCGCAAGAAGGTGGATGTGGCCATCTTCCACCACGGCAAGGACCACACAATTGAGAATCTCAGCCGCGCAGTGATTTGCCGCCAAGAACCGAACGTCGGCAAAAATGCCATGCGCATCCGCGATTACGAGCAGGCCGCCAAAGACCTCGAAGAGATCGAAACCATCATGCGCGAGGTCGATGCCGTTCAGTACGGCTTGTGGACCAACGGCCTGGAGTTCTTCTTTGTCGAGAAAGAGCAAAAGCGCTTCGAAACCAAGTGCAACCCCATCGGCGACTGGCCGATGGCCGAAGAGTCGGTCGGCACTAAGGAGGTCATCTCCGATGCCCATACCCGTGT
The Pseudomonas triclosanedens DNA segment above includes these coding regions:
- the traD gene encoding type IV conjugative transfer system coupling protein TraD, giving the protein MAQPHAVEVLLRPAVELYTVAVCAGAAVVCVVAPWSLALNPVLGLGSALAFLAFGAIRLRDAWAILRYRRHIRRLPRYVMTSRDVPVSQYRLFVGRGFRWEQRHTHRLTQTYKPEFRRYAEPTTFYRLARRLEERLEFAPPPLPRLARALAWDNPLNPVRPLPPVGGMPRLHGIEPHETDVTLPLGERVGHTLVLGTTRVGKTRLAELFITQDIRRKVHGEHEVVIVFDPKGDADLLKRMYVEARRAGREGEMYVFHLGWPDISARYNAVGRFGRISEVATRVAGQLSGEGNSAAFREFAWRFVNIIARALVELGQRPDYLLIQRHVVNIDALFIEYAQHFFARTEPKAWEVIVQLEGRLNDKTIPRHMVGREKRVVALEQYLSQTRTYDAVLDGLRSAVRYDRTYFDKIVASLLPLLEKLTTGKIAQLLAPNYSDLSDPRPIFDWMQIIRKRAVVYVGLDALSDAEVAAAVGNSMFSDLVSVAGHIYKHGIDDGLPGASANAKVAINVHADEFNELMGDEFIPLINKGGGAGMQVTAYTQTLSDIEARIGNRAKAGQVIGNFNNLFMLRVRETATAELLTRQLPKVEVYTTTLVSGATDSSDIHGPTDFTSNAQDRISTSSVPLIEPAHVVGLPKGQCFALIEGGNLWKVRMPLPAPDPDEAMPRDLQQLAGYMRQHYAEAGEWWEGNGLPRSHDDALPADLAEEVQEGTPDEEAPS
- a CDS encoding helix-turn-helix domain-containing protein; amino-acid sequence: MSSFGETIRDLRVAQSLGLREAAGLVGISPAYLSRIERGKESPPRPEVIKALAKVLAADPDVLFRLSPSTDPEVVDYLHTQPEAMALVRYLKEASLPAEDVAKLLELAESLSRPTK
- a CDS encoding TIGR03747 family integrating conjugative element membrane protein gives rise to the protein MKEPAATAERQQARQRGLVASVVTLPWRLFGVLVASLLLSIVIECVGMHLFWPDQGWRHAQGMLDYELNQLSTHFTRSAVVQEPGRTARWLVESTYEWVFVKTGLLDWMRDASAQASAPSRGVHRDFRYYLAQVYVWTERYLIAAGFTVLTFIVRLLVLVLTLPLFLLAAFVGLVDGLVRRDIRKFGAGRESGFVYHRAKAALMPLAVLPWVTYLALPVSLHPLMILLPAAFLLGLAVNIVAASFKKYI
- a CDS encoding ATP-dependent nuclease; the protein is MARIRKIQIANFRGIQLLTWCPTPGINCLIGPGDSGKSTVLDAIDLCLGARRNVQFSDADFFGLDITTPISITLTLGDLDDSMRTLEGFGAFLRGYHANTGVVEDEPSAGAEVVLCLNLTVASDLEPSWTLVSDRAAQQGIVKTLAWKDRVALAPTRIGALTDFNLGWQRGSVLNRISEERADASAALVKAARDARSGFGDQAEQQLGEALGIVTTTAQELGVNIGAKAKALLDSHSVSFGGGTISLHNESGIPLRSLGVGSTRLLVAGLQRKAAGQASIVLSDELEYGLEPHRIARFLGSLGAKEAAAPLQVFLTTHSPVALRELSGDQLFVLRRGPLGHEARLVGADNDIQSTIRLYPEAFLAGSVVVCEGASEIGLLRGLDLYRLDQRNASLAALGVALVDCGGGEPDRPYARASAFQSLGYRVMVLRDDDKKPTPAVEQAFVENGGTVVAYRAGRALEDELFGSLTPVACQRLIGYANELHGDLIVEHLRTVSNNTLTFQQIWDEIQNTGLLSAERRAILGQAARIRKAGWFKQISWMEDVARTIVAPDLHLCDQGFRALMDQVFGWATDGPR
- a CDS encoding UvrD-helicase domain-containing protein, which gives rise to MDHVEIDLRAIQRGTVTAPAGCGKTQLIAHALAGHRGNKPILVLTHTNAGVAALRGRLDRAGVPASAYRLSTIDGWAIRLISTFPGRSAHDPEILRLAAPARDYPAIRDDAWKLLQAGHVSEVLKASYAHLIVDEYQDCSVPQHYIVYFLSLILPTCVLGDPMQAIFGFRGNTLADWNQHVCAHFPVVGELATPWRWRNAGAEALGQWLLEARRLLAAGQSVDLRSGPPEHVTWMQAVPPNDHAQRLAAARTASPTADGRVLIIADSRNRAAQQNFASQTPGASTVEAVDLQDLIAFASNFDAGAPNALAQLLALAQSVMTNVGVAELTRRLESLAKGTARNPPNEAESRALAFGRAPSLAAAAALLSELRALPNVRVHRPVILYGMLKALREASSGAVPLAEAARRVREENRLLGRPLPKRAVGSTLLLKGLEAEVAVLLNIEGMSAQNLYVAMTRGSMKVVVCSPGPTIG
- a CDS encoding helix-turn-helix domain-containing protein, giving the protein MAQAGELPAFKVRGQWRFARKDIDTWIEQQKHTTHDFGEEDQK